One Myotis daubentonii chromosome 3, mMyoDau2.1, whole genome shotgun sequence genomic window carries:
- the LOC132230859 gene encoding guanylate-binding protein 6-like isoform X3 — protein MASGNTMMDPICLVENQNNQLAVNPKALEILDKISQPVVVVAIAGLYRTGKSYLMNRLAGQNHGFHLGSTVRSETKGIWMWCVPHPLKPNHILVLLDTEGLGDVEKGDSKNDSWIFALAVLLSSMFVYNSMSTINHQALEQLHYVTELTKLIRAKSSPISAEVDDSAEFVSFFPDFVWVVRDFMLELMLDGSPISEDEYLENALKLVPGEDPKIQQSNMPRKYIRQFFPRRKGFVFDRPTNDENLLQHMECMSENQLDCSFQVQSKNFCNYIFTDAKTKTIREGIIVTGNRLGTLAKAYVDAINSGAVPCLENAVITLAERENSAAMQKAADHYSEQMAQRVSFPTDTLQELLDLHTACEKEAITIFMEHSFKDDKCKFQQKLMGMEVLQNFKKSQAATKECIMQADKALIGW, from the exons ATGGCCTCTGGAAACACCATGATGGACCCCATCTGTCTGGTGGAAAATCAGAATAATCAGCTGGCAGTAAATCCAAAAGCACTGGAGATTCTAGACAAGATCTCTCAgcctgtggtggtggtggctaTTGCAGGTCTGTATCGAACAGGAAAATCCTACCTGATGAACCGCCTGGCAGGACAGAACCATG GTTTCCATCTGGGCTCCACAGTGCGGTCTGAAACCAAGGGCATCTGGATGTGGTGTGTACCCCATCCCTTGAAGCCCAACCACATTCTGGTCCTTCTGGACACTGAGGGCCTGGGCGATGTGGAAAAG GGCGACTCAAAAAATGACTCATGGATCTTTGCCCTGGCCGTGCTTCTGAGCAGCATGTTTGTCTACAACAGCATGAGCACCATCAACCACCAGGCCCTGGAGCAGCTGCA CTATGTGACTGAACTAACAAAGCTAATCAGGGCAAAGtcctctcccatctctgctgaAGTAGATGACTCAGCCGAGTTTGTGAGTTTCTTTCCAGACTTTGTTTGGGTTGTACGGGATTTCATGCTGGAGCTGATGTTAGATGGAAGCCCCATCAGTGAAGATGAGTACCTGGAGAATGCCTTGAAGTTGGTTCCAG gCGAGGATCCCAAAATCCAGCAATCCAACATGCCTAGAAAGTATATCAGGCAGTTCTTTCCCAGGCGAAAGGGCTTTGTTTTTGATCGGCCTACAAATGACGAAAACTTGTTACAACATATGGAGTGCATGTCAGAAAACCAACTAGACTGCAGTTTCCAGGTTCAATCCAAAAATTTCTGTAACTATATCTTCACAGATGCAAAAACCAAGACCATCAGAGAGGGAATCATTGTCACTGGAAATC GGCTGGGGACTTTGGCAAAGGCCTATGTGGACGCCATCAACAGTGGAGCAGTGCCTTGTTTGGAAAATGCAGTGATAACTCTTGCTGAGCGTGAGAATTCAGcagccatgcagaaggcagctgaccacTACAGCGAGCAGATGGCCCAGAGAGTGAGCTTCCCCACAGACACGCTGCAGGAGCTGCTGGACCTGCACACAGCCTGTGAGAAGGAAGCCATTACAATCTTCATGGAGCATTCCTTCAAGGATGACAAGTGCAAGTTCCAACAGAAGCTTATG